From Candidatus Eisenbacteria bacterium, a single genomic window includes:
- a CDS encoding endonuclease/exonuclease/phosphatase family protein, whose protein sequence is MKRLQNRPLCQFGFLNVAFTIILLAAGGGRATPHPITIDGRFPDWDVVEIIYEDAAGDGAGIDFGKLLLADDSRFLYLKIDLGAVLNLQQNNNLILYLDTDADDQTGLNINGIGAELEWKFGELTGNFYTGGSPWNIDYSDIRFRCGPSVTSSVFEMAIGRGIRPDGSHYLFNGNDIRIFFRDASTGGDELPEAGETITYKLDNGTPPPDEIITMGRSDPNDMRISTYNVERDGPWSGGQASRFGRQLAAVAPDILSFQEIYEHTTAEVVDFVSDWISLEPGESWYAAGNNDCHTISRYPVLESWAIDGNLAVLLDATALRGTQILVINAHLPCCEEEANRQMEVDHILSFIREAKRVGGILTLQSDTPILIMGDMNFVGLNQQVQSLVTGDIINEGPFGEDFHPDWDWTPMTPVYWRQTERRMGYTWRNDGGLFWPGHLDYVIFTDSVLEMGNHFVIYTPAMAPGNLAAYGLQSGDSEAADHLLCCVDFHHPDSGSVVVPDPFLTGLDFQIRPNPSAGEAGLALHLPHAGSFVIDIFDITGRRVSRPFGPEWTIAPEGTSAFSWKPMSLDGDLLRPGTYFVRLRSRYAWGGGTTTFKWTHLRSSAPKQ, encoded by the coding sequence ATGAAGAGGTTACAGAACCGGCCTCTTTGTCAATTCGGGTTCCTGAATGTGGCCTTCACAATCATCCTGCTCGCCGCGGGGGGCGGCCGCGCCACTCCCCATCCCATCACCATCGACGGCCGGTTTCCCGACTGGGACGTTGTTGAGATCATTTATGAAGATGCGGCCGGCGACGGCGCCGGCATCGATTTCGGAAAACTCCTGCTGGCCGACGATTCACGCTTTCTCTACCTGAAAATCGACCTGGGCGCTGTTTTGAACCTGCAGCAGAATAACAATCTCATCCTCTATCTCGATACCGATGCAGATGATCAAACCGGCTTAAATATTAATGGTATCGGCGCCGAACTGGAATGGAAATTCGGCGAGCTCACCGGTAACTTTTACACGGGCGGATCCCCCTGGAATATAGACTATAGCGATATTCGCTTCCGGTGCGGCCCCTCCGTCACATCGTCCGTATTTGAGATGGCGATCGGGCGCGGCATCCGGCCTGACGGCAGCCACTACCTCTTCAACGGGAATGACATCAGGATATTCTTCCGGGATGCATCAACCGGAGGGGACGAACTTCCCGAAGCCGGGGAAACCATCACCTATAAACTCGACAACGGAACGCCGCCCCCCGATGAGATAATAACGATGGGCCGTTCCGACCCGAACGATATGCGGATATCGACCTACAATGTCGAGAGGGACGGTCCTTGGTCGGGCGGACAGGCTTCTCGATTCGGCCGGCAGCTCGCCGCGGTGGCTCCGGATATTCTGAGTTTCCAGGAAATCTATGAACACACGACAGCGGAAGTCGTCGATTTTGTCTCTGATTGGATTTCATTGGAGCCGGGTGAGAGCTGGTACGCGGCCGGGAACAATGATTGCCATACCATCAGCCGTTACCCCGTTCTCGAGAGCTGGGCTATCGATGGCAATCTCGCCGTGCTACTGGATGCAACGGCCTTGCGGGGAACCCAGATCCTTGTCATCAACGCGCACCTCCCCTGTTGCGAGGAGGAGGCGAACCGCCAGATGGAAGTGGATCATATTCTCTCTTTTATACGAGAAGCAAAGCGAGTGGGTGGGATTTTAACATTACAGAGCGACACACCAATTCTCATCATGGGCGACATGAATTTCGTTGGTTTGAACCAGCAGGTTCAATCGCTGGTCACCGGTGATATCATCAATGAGGGACCCTTCGGGGAGGATTTCCACCCGGATTGGGATTGGACCCCGATGACTCCTGTCTACTGGCGCCAAACAGAAAGACGGATGGGCTACACCTGGCGCAATGACGGCGGCTTATTTTGGCCCGGCCATCTCGATTACGTCATCTTTACCGATTCGGTCCTTGAGATGGGAAACCATTTCGTCATCTACACACCGGCCATGGCGCCCGGTAATCTGGCGGCCTACGGTCTTCAATCGGGGGATTCCGAAGCCGCCGACCATCTCCTCTGCTGCGTCGATTTCCACCACCCTGATTCCGGCAGTGTCGTGGTCCCCGATCCATTTCTCACCGGGCTGGATTTCCAGATCCGGCCGAATCCCTCGGCAGGCGAAGCCGGTCTGGCGCTGCATCTGCCCCATGCCGGTTCCTTTGTGATCGACATATTCGATATCACCGGGCGCAGAGTCAGCCGCCCCTTCGGCCCCGAGTGGACCATCGCCCCCGAAGGA
- a CDS encoding SpoIIE family protein phosphatase → MSDPEVALKPWRVQPSPINQPAWRLSLMIVLGSILAWGVHRLLGGHNAFSVWIAALVLTGTWFTAIRFLLLETRFRIFWMIYLVLAGATLVAFGPNEAGRYIAIPTFGVFLFFRTYAPYQRMLSARRAKIFFLGLIAAGFVSVGWGFSGGEVSDLPWLHGLAENLARTALGALRLFWIFSLLNLFFRIRLHFMRLKPKLAVSALFIAGVPLVLVLIFMILLLYGTLGGSLATRGRGILEDWSAQTAAGKDLSGTTFTDYFTLTIPEDPSTGPEVPEPPKWIGLFVTALQTPLKDAEALNDDETGTGVPKPNWAPADTTAYFLIESEIWLINVRGLSAGPLRLSGYHVNQDPLDYLAKMLRCDVGLYTSQAVTVDSDDPRYIESPEDTSRLSIDIKGFQNRAESGADSALSIWNRPMKFGGDLLQTLRLVPGGFRHKEIVFHLQARLANLVKEFATENSKINQAVIAVLAFLGILFLILEGFALFLGIRITTGITSAVNSLHSRTLRLAAGDLDSYVQISNEDEFGVLADSFNDMTVAVRHGREEAVARERLERELQMAREIQERLLPHDSPTISGFEVTGISLPSLQVGGDYFDFLTQGDGRLGIAIGDVSGKGIPAALLMSNLQASLQGQVIHPSSVGEIVNRVNDLMVHSTHSQRFVTFFYGVLDINSCTFTSTNAGHNPPILLRADGAVEYLEKGGLLIGMLPGQAYQQETVSIKPGDVLVLYTDGVTEAEGPVPGDDDPTGKTPPGKIPPEEIEDEKTMDNMFGEERLLQVIRQSSHLPVAGIREAILKAVLEHAAGVPQSDDVTMVIIKRHPLAEPDGGTVPQDGSEANV, encoded by the coding sequence ATGTCAGATCCTGAAGTCGCACTGAAACCGTGGCGGGTCCAACCTTCGCCGATTAATCAACCGGCTTGGCGTTTATCCCTCATGATCGTCCTCGGTTCGATCCTGGCCTGGGGGGTCCACCGACTGCTCGGTGGACACAATGCTTTCAGTGTTTGGATCGCCGCCCTCGTCCTGACCGGGACCTGGTTCACGGCGATTCGCTTCCTTCTTCTGGAAACACGTTTCCGGATCTTCTGGATGATCTATCTCGTCCTTGCCGGCGCGACACTGGTCGCATTTGGGCCGAATGAAGCAGGGCGGTATATCGCTATTCCGACATTCGGCGTTTTTTTGTTTTTCCGGACATATGCTCCCTATCAAAGGATGCTCTCCGCCCGGCGCGCCAAAATTTTCTTTCTCGGCCTTATTGCGGCCGGATTTGTTTCTGTCGGATGGGGATTCAGCGGCGGCGAGGTGTCGGATCTTCCCTGGCTGCATGGACTGGCTGAGAACCTGGCCCGTACCGCCCTCGGCGCCCTGCGCCTGTTCTGGATCTTTTCTCTTCTCAATCTCTTTTTTAGGATTCGTCTTCATTTCATGCGCCTGAAACCAAAGCTGGCGGTCAGCGCCCTCTTCATCGCCGGTGTCCCCCTCGTGCTGGTATTGATTTTCATGATCCTCCTGTTGTACGGCACGCTCGGCGGAAGTCTCGCCACCCGCGGACGCGGTATCCTCGAGGATTGGTCGGCCCAGACAGCGGCCGGCAAAGATCTCTCAGGAACAACCTTTACCGATTATTTTACTTTAACAATTCCGGAAGATCCCTCAACCGGACCCGAAGTCCCTGAGCCGCCCAAGTGGATCGGCCTCTTTGTGACCGCGCTGCAGACACCCCTTAAAGACGCCGAGGCCTTGAACGATGATGAAACAGGTACCGGCGTTCCCAAACCCAACTGGGCGCCGGCCGATACGACCGCCTATTTTCTCATCGAATCGGAAATCTGGCTTATCAATGTGCGGGGACTCAGCGCCGGCCCGCTCCGCTTGAGCGGTTATCATGTCAATCAGGACCCCCTCGATTATCTCGCAAAAATGCTTCGCTGCGATGTCGGTCTCTACACGAGCCAAGCGGTTACCGTTGATTCGGACGATCCAAGGTATATCGAATCCCCCGAGGACACATCCCGTCTCTCGATCGACATCAAGGGGTTCCAGAACAGGGCTGAAAGCGGGGCCGACTCAGCGCTCTCTATCTGGAACCGGCCCATGAAGTTCGGGGGGGATCTGTTGCAGACACTTCGTCTGGTGCCGGGAGGCTTCCGCCATAAAGAGATCGTTTTTCACCTCCAGGCCCGTCTCGCAAACCTCGTTAAGGAATTCGCCACAGAGAATTCCAAAATCAATCAGGCCGTCATCGCTGTCCTGGCTTTTCTCGGCATCCTTTTTCTGATACTCGAGGGGTTTGCTCTCTTCCTCGGCATCCGTATCACCACGGGAATTACATCCGCCGTAAATTCGCTGCATTCCAGAACACTGCGTCTGGCCGCAGGGGATTTGGATTCGTATGTTCAAATATCGAACGAGGATGAATTCGGCGTACTGGCCGACTCCTTTAATGACATGACCGTCGCGGTCAGACACGGCCGCGAAGAGGCGGTGGCCCGCGAACGTCTCGAGCGGGAGCTGCAGATGGCCCGGGAAATCCAAGAGCGCCTTCTGCCCCACGACTCGCCGACCATCTCAGGATTCGAGGTGACCGGGATCAGCCTGCCGTCTCTTCAGGTCGGCGGAGACTATTTCGATTTCCTCACACAGGGCGACGGCCGGCTGGGCATCGCTATCGGCGACGTCTCCGGCAAGGGCATACCGGCCGCGCTGCTCATGTCGAATCTTCAGGCGAGCCTTCAGGGGCAGGTTATACACCCCAGTAGCGTGGGTGAAATCGTCAACCGCGTGAATGATCTAATGGTTCACTCGACACACTCGCAGAGATTCGTGACCTTCTTTTATGGCGTGTTGGATATCAATAGTTGTACATTTACATCGACCAACGCGGGACACAATCCGCCGATCCTCCTGCGCGCCGATGGGGCGGTTGAATATCTCGAGAAAGGCGGACTGCTCATAGGCATGTTGCCGGGACAGGCCTATCAACAAGAGACAGTTTCCATCAAACCGGGAGATGTCCTGGTTCTCTATACCGACGGGGTCACTGAGGCCGAAGGGCCGGTTCCCGGGGATGACGATCCGACCGGGAAGACGCCACCCGGAAAGATTCCGCCGGAGGAGATAGAAGATGAGAAAACCATGGACAACATGTTCGGCGAAGAGCGCCTGCTGCAGGTCATCCGTCAATCGTCGCATCTCCCCGTCGCCGGGATCCGGGAAGCAATCCTGAAGGCCGTTTTGGAACATGCGGCCGGGGTTCCACAATCGGATGATGTGACCATGGTGATTATAAAGCGGCATCCTCTTGCTGAACCGGACGGCGGGACGGTCCCACAAGATGGATCAGAGGCGAATGTATAA
- a CDS encoding xanthine dehydrogenase family protein molybdopterin-binding subunit — protein sequence MDKVTGEALYTDDLTLPGMIFGATLRSPHPHARIKRVRWKSASAPDGAICITSGDIPGPNGVQLLDDSWPVLADKIVHHIGEPVALTAAATREAAQRALQAIEIEYEPLPPALSWEEAEQLEPLYTLSLNHGDIQQAFTQADSIFEEEYRTGHQEQLYIECQGMIAWFDDDGMLKIIGSMQCPYYVQKALMHTLQIPEDKISVKPAAVGGAFGGKEDFPSLLAIHAALLARHSGHPVKMVYDRHEDLMVTPKRHPSRIRHRTGVSKEGRLLAMEIKIDLDGGAFQTLSPVVLSRAVLHATGPYRCPNVQIFGRVLRTHTVPNAAFRGFGAPQVHFAVERMIDHVARALKMNPFDIRKINVVHPEDRLATGQVLDESTSAHLVLEEVEKITKFRRRWRSMERARARRQGDEPMRGIGLSLSFHGAGFTGLGEHRMRSPATVRLTADGRMEVLTAQTEMGQGCSTILPQIAAAAAGLRLEDVIAHEPDTAVVPDSGPTVASRTTMIVGGTVERAARELRDRVIHWAQEHLGTGPDLEIRDSEVRGPKGSVSPFRDIGRACYEQGGPREVTLHHEPPAWQEFDESTYRGVAYATYGWAAHVIEVDIDPDTLEPRPLKATGVAEVGRVIHPTMCKGQFEGGTLQAIGYALTEEMKMKQGKYLNDRLTTYIIPTMKDSPKMEVTFLDRPWQGGAFGAKGIGELPMNGAAPAVIQAIENATGIIPVALPSTPERLYRWMMEGRTTGED from the coding sequence ATGGATAAGGTCACGGGAGAGGCCCTGTATACCGACGATCTCACCCTGCCCGGGATGATCTTTGGAGCCACATTAAGAAGTCCCCACCCGCATGCCCGCATCAAGAGGGTGCGATGGAAGTCCGCTTCCGCCCCTGACGGCGCTATCTGTATAACATCGGGCGATATCCCTGGTCCCAACGGGGTTCAGCTTCTCGATGATTCCTGGCCGGTTCTGGCGGATAAGATCGTGCACCATATCGGCGAGCCGGTGGCTTTGACCGCAGCGGCGACGAGGGAAGCCGCGCAACGGGCTTTGCAGGCCATTGAGATCGAATACGAACCTCTCCCACCCGCGTTGAGTTGGGAGGAGGCGGAGCAACTCGAACCCCTTTATACGCTCTCGCTGAACCATGGGGATATTCAACAGGCATTCACTCAGGCCGACAGCATTTTTGAAGAAGAGTACCGCACGGGGCATCAAGAACAGCTTTATATTGAGTGCCAGGGAATGATCGCCTGGTTCGACGATGATGGCATGTTAAAGATCATCGGCTCGATGCAATGTCCGTACTATGTGCAAAAAGCCTTGATGCACACCCTGCAAATCCCCGAGGATAAGATCAGCGTTAAACCGGCGGCTGTCGGTGGGGCGTTCGGGGGCAAAGAAGATTTCCCCAGTCTTCTCGCGATCCATGCGGCCCTGCTGGCGCGTCACAGCGGGCATCCCGTCAAAATGGTCTATGACCGCCATGAAGATCTCATGGTCACCCCAAAGCGGCATCCCTCCCGTATCCGTCACCGGACCGGCGTCAGCAAAGAGGGACGTCTTTTGGCGATGGAGATCAAGATTGATTTGGATGGGGGGGCGTTCCAAACGCTATCACCCGTCGTTCTCTCGCGGGCCGTTCTGCACGCAACGGGACCCTATCGTTGCCCGAATGTACAAATTTTTGGACGTGTGCTGAGAACGCACACGGTGCCCAACGCGGCCTTCCGCGGATTTGGAGCACCTCAAGTTCACTTTGCGGTGGAGCGGATGATCGACCATGTCGCCCGGGCCCTGAAAATGAATCCCTTTGATATCCGGAAGATCAATGTGGTGCACCCGGAGGATCGTCTGGCCACCGGTCAGGTTCTGGATGAGTCGACCTCGGCGCATCTTGTTCTGGAGGAAGTGGAAAAGATCACAAAATTCCGGCGCCGGTGGCGCTCGATGGAGCGGGCCCGTGCGCGCCGGCAGGGTGACGAGCCGATGCGCGGCATCGGATTGAGCCTCAGTTTCCACGGGGCCGGGTTCACCGGTTTGGGAGAGCACCGGATGCGTTCTCCTGCAACGGTGCGGCTTACCGCCGATGGACGGATGGAGGTATTGACGGCGCAAACTGAGATGGGCCAGGGTTGTTCCACGATCCTGCCGCAAATCGCCGCGGCCGCCGCGGGCCTCCGGCTCGAGGATGTTATCGCTCACGAGCCCGATACGGCCGTCGTTCCCGATTCGGGGCCCACCGTGGCGTCGCGAACGACGATGATCGTGGGTGGAACGGTGGAGCGCGCCGCGCGGGAACTCCGTGACCGGGTTATACATTGGGCGCAGGAGCATCTGGGAACGGGGCCGGATCTCGAGATCCGCGACAGTGAGGTCAGGGGTCCGAAAGGATCGGTCTCGCCATTTCGTGATATCGGCCGCGCATGCTATGAACAGGGAGGGCCCCGTGAGGTGACGCTCCATCATGAGCCCCCCGCATGGCAGGAGTTCGATGAATCAACGTACCGGGGGGTCGCCTATGCGACCTATGGGTGGGCGGCGCATGTGATCGAAGTGGATATCGATCCCGATACGCTGGAACCGCGTCCGCTGAAGGCGACGGGGGTCGCCGAAGTGGGCCGTGTGATTCATCCTACAATGTGCAAGGGGCAGTTTGAGGGGGGGACACTGCAGGCCATCGGTTATGCCCTGACCGAAGAGATGAAAATGAAGCAAGGGAAATATCTCAATGACCGCCTCACGACCTATATCATTCCGACAATGAAGGACAGCCCCAAGATGGAGGTCACTTTTCTGGACCGGCCCTGGCAGGGAGGGGCTTTTGGAGCCAAAGGGATCGGCGAGTTGCCGATGAATGGCGCGGCGCCCGCAGTCATTCAAGCGATCGAAAACGCCACCGGCATCATACCGGTCGCCTTACCGTCCACGCCGGAGCGGCTCTATCGATGGATGATGGAGGGGAGAACAACGGGTGAAGATTGA
- a CDS encoding (2Fe-2S)-binding protein has product MKIDFVLNGRKVSAEGDPMDRLLDLLREKFKLTGTKEGCGEGECGACTVLLDGEPVLSCLVPIFQCQGREVMTVEGVAADPEAQAFLERFVQEGGVQCGACTPGIIVTGWKLSQNKARLRRGEIKNALAGNLCRCTGYEAIVRALERESPS; this is encoded by the coding sequence GTGAAGATTGATTTCGTGCTGAACGGGCGGAAAGTGTCGGCTGAAGGCGATCCGATGGATCGGCTTCTCGATTTGCTGCGTGAAAAGTTCAAGCTCACCGGGACCAAGGAGGGATGCGGTGAAGGCGAATGCGGCGCCTGCACGGTTTTACTCGACGGAGAGCCGGTTCTCTCATGCCTGGTCCCGATCTTCCAGTGCCAAGGCCGCGAGGTTATGACGGTGGAGGGGGTCGCCGCCGATCCCGAGGCGCAAGCCTTTCTTGAGCGCTTTGTGCAAGAGGGCGGCGTTCAGTGCGGGGCTTGTACGCCGGGCATTATCGTTACGGGATGGAAGCTGTCTCAAAATAAAGCGCGGTTGCGCCGGGGCGAGATTAAAAACGCCCTGGCCGGGAATCTCTGCCGCTGCACAGGTTATGAAGCGATCGTGCGGGCGCTGGAGCGGGAGAGTCCCTCATGA
- a CDS encoding xanthine dehydrogenase family protein subunit M has translation MIRALAPRSLEEAIYCLTENPDLIPAAGCTDLMVTQHVMGLDATGVMDLLRIPRLRGIRRYPGGWEIGATTTFSDISRSRRLHAALPALTVAASHIGAWQIQNRATLGGNIANASPAGDSLPVLLSLGARIVAAGSEGLREIPYESFHTGYRKTALSKGEIIAWVHIPDPLPESIQFFRKVGTRQAQSISKIALALCAAYRNGRIESVRIGAGSIAPVPIRLYKTEQLLTGRPGDPAAADEAAAAAMNEVTPIDDVRSTAEYRRYVLGRLVRRMVLRLGGYL, from the coding sequence ATGATACGCGCCCTGGCTCCGCGCTCGCTCGAAGAAGCGATTTATTGTCTAACCGAGAATCCGGATTTGATTCCCGCCGCTGGTTGCACGGACCTCATGGTGACACAGCATGTCATGGGACTCGATGCGACGGGTGTGATGGATCTGCTGCGGATACCCCGTCTCCGCGGTATCCGCCGCTACCCCGGTGGATGGGAGATCGGCGCGACGACGACCTTCTCTGACATCAGCCGTTCGCGGCGGTTGCATGCAGCGCTTCCCGCATTGACCGTCGCCGCGTCGCACATCGGCGCCTGGCAGATTCAAAATCGGGCCACACTGGGCGGTAATATCGCCAATGCCAGTCCCGCGGGGGATTCCCTGCCCGTTCTGCTGTCCCTCGGCGCCCGGATTGTTGCGGCCGGCAGTGAGGGGCTGCGCGAAATCCCCTATGAGTCCTTTCATACCGGCTATCGTAAGACGGCTTTGAGCAAGGGTGAGATCATCGCCTGGGTCCATATTCCCGATCCGCTGCCGGAGTCGATCCAATTTTTCCGCAAAGTCGGTACGCGCCAAGCCCAATCGATCAGCAAAATCGCGCTGGCGCTTTGCGCTGCTTATCGGAACGGCCGGATCGAATCGGTGCGCATCGGCGCGGGCAGTATCGCGCCGGTGCCGATCCGCCTGTACAAAACAGAGCAACTGCTGACGGGCCGGCCGGGTGATCCGGCGGCGGCGGATGAAGCGGCGGCGGCCGCGATGAATGAGGTCACCCCGATCGACGACGTCCGCTCCACGGCGGAATACCGCCGCTACGTCCTGGGGCGCCTCGTGCGCCGGATGGTTCTTCGTCTGGGCGGGTATCTCTAG
- the xdh gene encoding selenium-dependent xanthine dehydrogenase, translated as MEFLLNGAVQRVTTRPGETLLDTLRNRCGIRSIKDGCSPQGQCGCCLVLINGHPRTTCALPTERIQGKEILTLEGLPEEERRWIARSFVAAAGLQCGFCIPGIALRAKVLIDKNPNPTRAEIALALDGHLCRCTGYTKIIDAVELMARARREEFLPEPCADGRVGDPLARYRGEDLVLGQRPYVADLHKPGMLHGAVLLSPHARAKVLKIETSRAEALPGVKAVITAADVPGERWYGLIHNDWPGFVSIGEEVRCVGDILAAVAAIDEATAREARDLIAVEYEVLEPVLDPISAMRDECHRVNPRHANILSRTEIKRGNVEEALKASAHVACGTWETQRIEHLFLETECALAEVRPGGKLTLYTQGQGIFDDRRQVAGFLNIPEDDVFVELVPNGGAFGGKEDISIQTHAALLAWMTQKPVMLALSREESIRIHPKRHPLTLHYTLGCDNEGHFTALKAKIVGDTGAYASVGDKVLERAAGHACGPYRVPAVDLEATAVCTNNPPSGAMRGFGANQAHFAMEGCIDQLCSKTGIDPWDMRWRNAVEVGDMLSTGQILEASVGVKKTLTAVKGDYDEARAQGRAVGIACGIKNSGIGNGVLEWGKARLVVEKDGTITLYNGYTEMGQGLLTVLIQCAVEVTGLPAARFRPRVDTTYALGCGQTTGSRATLFGGRAVKSAAEKLKKDLDREGSLSLLTGRVYAADVLVDDTTALGAPVPKIKTHTAYGYATQLCILDETGRVKRMVAAHDVGRVINPALCEGQIQGAIHMGLGYALTEELPCPDGMPATFTLRELGVLRAKDMPEIKVILIEEHEPEGPFGAKGVGEIGLVPTAAAVAGALEAYDGIRRTRLPMKDSPAAHAMSVGRIRARRGRSS; from the coding sequence ATAGAGTTTCTCCTCAACGGCGCCGTTCAACGGGTCACGACGCGGCCTGGAGAAACTCTTCTCGATACTCTGCGAAACCGGTGCGGCATCCGGTCGATCAAAGACGGTTGCAGCCCTCAGGGCCAATGCGGATGCTGTCTCGTGCTGATCAATGGACACCCGCGGACGACCTGCGCTCTGCCGACAGAACGGATTCAAGGGAAAGAGATCCTCACTCTCGAAGGACTCCCCGAAGAGGAGCGCCGCTGGATCGCCCGGTCCTTTGTCGCGGCGGCCGGGCTTCAGTGTGGCTTCTGTATTCCCGGAATCGCCCTTCGCGCCAAGGTTCTCATCGACAAGAATCCGAATCCCACGCGGGCGGAAATCGCTCTGGCGCTTGACGGACACCTCTGCCGGTGCACTGGTTATACAAAAATCATCGACGCCGTGGAGCTTATGGCCCGGGCGCGACGGGAGGAGTTTTTGCCCGAACCATGCGCCGACGGCCGCGTGGGTGATCCTCTGGCCCGCTACCGTGGGGAGGATCTGGTGCTGGGGCAGCGTCCCTATGTCGCCGATCTGCACAAACCCGGTATGTTGCACGGAGCCGTTCTGCTATCCCCCCACGCCCGGGCGAAGGTGTTGAAGATCGAGACCTCGCGCGCCGAAGCTCTTCCCGGTGTGAAAGCTGTGATCACGGCCGCCGATGTGCCGGGAGAACGGTGGTACGGCCTCATCCATAATGATTGGCCCGGTTTTGTCTCCATCGGCGAAGAGGTCCGCTGCGTGGGGGATATTCTGGCCGCGGTCGCCGCGATTGATGAAGCAACCGCCCGCGAAGCGCGTGACTTGATTGCGGTCGAATATGAAGTGTTGGAACCGGTGCTGGACCCCATATCCGCCATGCGGGATGAATGCCATCGGGTCAATCCGCGACATGCGAATATCCTTTCCCGCACTGAAATCAAACGCGGGAATGTGGAAGAGGCGCTGAAGGCATCAGCTCATGTTGCCTGCGGAACTTGGGAAACACAGAGAATTGAACATCTCTTTCTGGAGACCGAGTGCGCCCTGGCCGAGGTTCGACCCGGCGGCAAACTGACGCTCTATACGCAGGGCCAGGGGATTTTCGACGACCGCCGCCAGGTCGCCGGCTTTTTGAACATTCCTGAGGATGATGTGTTTGTCGAGTTGGTTCCCAATGGCGGCGCTTTCGGCGGGAAAGAGGATATCTCGATTCAGACCCATGCCGCCCTGCTGGCCTGGATGACCCAAAAACCGGTCATGCTGGCGCTCAGCCGCGAGGAATCAATCCGTATCCATCCCAAAAGGCATCCACTGACGCTGCATTATACATTGGGATGCGATAACGAAGGTCATTTCACCGCTTTGAAGGCGAAAATCGTCGGCGACACCGGCGCCTATGCCTCTGTCGGAGACAAGGTTTTAGAGCGCGCCGCCGGCCATGCCTGCGGTCCGTATCGCGTGCCTGCGGTCGATTTGGAAGCGACGGCCGTTTGTACAAACAATCCGCCCTCAGGGGCCATGCGCGGTTTCGGCGCCAACCAGGCCCATTTTGCGATGGAGGGGTGCATTGACCAGTTGTGCAGCAAAACAGGGATCGATCCTTGGGACATGCGCTGGCGGAACGCCGTCGAAGTTGGAGATATGCTCTCTACCGGCCAGATCCTTGAGGCATCGGTGGGGGTGAAGAAAACACTGACAGCCGTGAAAGGCGATTACGATGAGGCCCGGGCACAGGGCCGCGCGGTGGGTATTGCCTGTGGGATCAAGAACAGCGGGATTGGGAACGGCGTTTTGGAATGGGGGAAGGCCCGCCTTGTTGTCGAGAAGGATGGTACGATTACCTTATACAATGGATACACTGAAATGGGCCAGGGCTTGCTGACCGTTCTTATCCAATGCGCCGTCGAGGTAACCGGACTTCCCGCCGCGCGATTCCGTCCAAGAGTCGATACGACCTATGCGCTGGGATGCGGCCAGACGACCGGTTCGCGGGCGACCCTCTTCGGCGGCCGGGCCGTCAAGAGCGCGGCTGAAAAGTTGAAGAAGGATCTCGACCGGGAGGGATCATTGAGTCTTCTGACCGGCCGTGTCTATGCGGCCGATGTCCTTGTCGATGATACGACAGCGCTGGGAGCGCCGGTCCCCAAGATCAAAACGCATACGGCCTACGGTTATGCGACGCAGCTTTGCATCCTTGATGAAACGGGGCGAGTGAAGCGGATGGTAGCGGCGCATGATGTGGGCCGGGTGATCAATCCGGCTCTGTGCGAGGGGCAGATTCAGGGAGCGATCCACATGGGGCTCGGATACGCCCTGACGGAGGAATTGCCCTGTCCCGATGGGATGCCGGCGACTTTCACATTACGGGAGCTGGGCGTGCTGCGGGCGAAGGATATGCCCGAAATCAAGGTGATCCTAATTGAGGAGCACGAACCCGAGGGGCCTTTCGGCGCCAAGGGAGTGGGGGAAATCGGCCTCGTTCCGACGGCGGCGGCCGTGGCCGGGGCCCTGGAAGCTTATGATGGGATCCGCCGGACCCGTCTTCCGATGAAGGATTCGCCGGCGGCCCACGCCATGAGTGTCGGCCGGATCCGCGCCCGGCGGGGCCGCTCGTCATGA